A window of the Lolium perenne isolate Kyuss_39 chromosome 7, Kyuss_2.0, whole genome shotgun sequence genome harbors these coding sequences:
- the LOC127323604 gene encoding uncharacterized protein isoform X1: protein MALELPEIPSHLLAQIFLRLPAPEDIARTSAVCTTFRRLVTDGSFLRRFRRLHAPPLLGFLDLEGFHPALPPHPSAPAASSFAAAADFTFSFLPAHCGWIVQEIRDGRVLLARDHGEDAHSPVFKELVVCDPLHGRYIALPSVPDALAASVCRPAPVVRMPWCEPCLAPLGEDEAATAFTVICVVHCESKLATFVFSSSTGQWRASVCKGWRELFRGRGESTVNSPSNSPLDPMFLRRHYAYGCFYWESTMIKRKELLVLDTRRMEFSIADLPSKGWSTFGVAILEAGEGKLGLFGIRDEPAGGKRDLCYTIRQNKGKRSSQWQMVKAIALGSGCLHNIKASTERYFLLVSADAPGRRVGSSLKMADLELEYFSMDVKKLQLERVCVEPFGLALSRTRIYTNFPPSFLSSPTI from the coding sequence ATGGCACTGGAGCTGCCGGAGATCCCGAGCCACCTGCTGGCCCAGATTTTTCTCCGACTGCCGGCCCCAGAAGACATCGCCCGCACCTCCGCCGTCTGCACCACCTTCCGCCGCCTCGTCACCGACGGCTCCTTCCTCCGCCGCTTCCGCCGCCTCCACGCCCCGCCCCTACTCGGCTTCCTCGACCTCGAAGGCTTCCACCCCGCCCTCCCGCCCCACCCCTCCGCGCCCGCCGCCAGCtcgttcgccgccgccgccgacttcACCTTCTCCTTCCTGCCAGCCCACTGCGGCTGGATCGTCCAGGAAATCCGCGACGGCCGCGTCCTCCTCGCCCGCGACCACGGAGAAGATGCGCATTCCCCGGTCTTCAAGGAGCTCGTGGTGTGCGACCCCTTGCACGGCCGGTACATCGCGCTCCCCTCGGTTCCCGACGCCCTGGCCGCTTCGGTGTGCCGTCCGGCACCCGTGGTACGCATGCCCTGGTGCGAGCCTTGCCTCGCGCCCCTCGGCGAGGACGAGGCAGCGACAGCATTCACAGTCATCTGCGTGGTACACTGCGAAAGCAAGCTGGCCACCTTCGTTTTCTCTTCGAGCACGGGACAATGGCGAGCCTCCGTGTGCAAGGGTTGGCGTGAATTGTTCCGCGGCAGGGGCGAGTCGACCGTGAATTCACCATCGAATTCACCACTGGACCCTATGTTTCTCAGACGCCATTACGCTTATGGATGCTTCTACTGGGAGTCCACCATGATTAAAAGGAAAGAGTTACTCGTGCTTGACACCCGGAGGATGGAGTTCTCGATTGCTGACCTCCCATCCAAAGGATGGAGTACGTTCGGAGTAGCCATTCTGGAGGCAGGGGAAGGCAAGCTTGGGTTGTTCGGTATACGCGATGAACCTGCAGGTGGCAAACGTGACCTCTGTTATACCATTAGACAAAACAAAGGCAAGAGGTCCAGTCAGTGGCAGATGGTGAAGGCAATCGCACTAGGTTCTGGGTGTCTGCATAATATCAAAGCTTCAACAGAGAGGTACTTTCTCCTAGTAAGTGCTGATGCCCCAGGACGACGCGTAGGCTCATCTTTGAAGATGGCAGACTTGGAATTGGAATATTTTTCCATGGATGTCAAGAAATTGCAGCTTGAGAGGGTTTGTGTGGAACCTTTTGGGTTAGCCTTGTCCAGGACGCGCATATATACCAACTTCCCGCCATCGTTTTTGTCTTCACCAACAATATGA